The DNA region CTCAATGTTAAAAACATTATCATCCAACTTTACTTTCTTGGAAGTTTTCTTCCCGCTAATATTATATATCTCTAGTTCCATCGATCTATTTTTCTATCGTAACTATTGAACCATTTGATCCTGGAAGTGATCCCTTCAAAATCAATAGATTTTTTTCCGCTAGTACTTTTATTACTCTTAAATTCTGCATAGTTACACGCACATTCCCAGTTTGACCAGCCATTCTCATACCTTTAAATACTCGTCCTGGATAAGATGCACCACCAATTGAACCCGGCGCTCTTTCTCTATTATGCTGTCCGTGTGTTTGACCACCAACACCATGGAAGCCATGTCTTTTTACAACACCTTGAAATCCTTTTCCTTTTGAAGTACCTGCAACATCAACCCAGTCACCTTCTTCAAAAATATCAATCCCAATTGAATCTCCTAATCCTAATTCCTCACCAAACAAATCGAATTCTACCAACTCAGATTTAGGAGTAGTCTTAGCTTTCTTAAAATGTCCTTTCAAGGGATTCGAAACGTTCTTTTCCGTTTTATCTCCATATCCTAATTGAAGAGCTGCGTAGCCATCTTTTTCAACAGTTTTCACTTGTGTAACAACACAAGGACCAGCTTCAACAACTGTACAAGCTATGTTTTTACCATCTTCAAGGTAAATACTTGTCATTCCTATTTTTCTACCAATTAATCCAGACATCGTAATTATGCTTTGATTTCAACTTCTACCCCGCTAGGTAATTCTAAACTCATTAACGCATCTACAGTCTTAGAAGTGGAATTGTAGATATCCATTAACCTTTTGTGTGCACATAACTGAAACTGCTCACGTCCTTTCTTATACACGTGTGGTGATTTAATCACAGTGTAAATATTTTTTCTTGTAGGTAATGGAATTGGCCCACTTACTACAGCCCCTGTACTCTTTACAGTCTTTACAATCTTCTCAGCAGATTTATCTACCAAATTATGATCATACGATTTTAACTTAATTCTAATTCTTTGTGCCATCTTCTATTATTAAGCTGTTTCTAGTTTTCCTTTTGACTTAGCAATTACATCATCCGCAACATTCTTTGGTGCATTGTCATAATGCGAAAATTCCATAGTTGATGAAGCTCTACCTGAAGAGATAGTTCTTAAATCAGTTACATAACCAAACATTTCCGAAAGAGGAACTTTTGCTTTAATAACCTGCGCATCTCCTCTTGAATCCATTCCCTCAACCTGTCCTCTTCTTCTATTCAAATCTCCCACTACATCTCCCATATTCTCCTCTGGTGTTACAACCTCTAACTTCATTATCGGCTCAAGTAAAACAGGACCACATTTAGGAAGTGCGTTCCTATAAGCCATTTTACCAGCAATCTCAAAAGATAACTGATCAGAATCGACAGCATGGAAAGAGCCATCTAAAAGAGTAACCTTCAATCTGTCTACAGGGTATCCAGCTAATACTCCATTTTGCATAGACTCTTTAAATCCTTTTTCAATTGATGGAATAAATTCTCTTGGCACATTACCACCCTTGATTTTATTGACAAACTCCAGTCCTTCTTCATCACCTTCTGTAGGTCCTACAACAATTTGAATATCAGAAAACTTACCTCTACCACCAGATTGTTTCTTGTAAACTTCTCTATGTGGTGTTTCAGTTGTTATTGCCTCTTTGTACGCTACTTGTGGAGCACCCTGATTACACTCAACTTTAAATTCTCTTTTAAGTCTATCAACCA from Flavobacteriales bacterium includes:
- the rplC gene encoding 50S ribosomal protein L3, which gives rise to MSGLIGRKIGMTSIYLEDGKNIACTVVEAGPCVVTQVKTVEKDGYAALQLGYGDKTEKNVSNPLKGHFKKAKTTPKSELVEFDLFGEELGLGDSIGIDIFEEGDWVDVAGTSKGKGFQGVVKRHGFHGVGGQTHGQHNRERAPGSIGGASYPGRVFKGMRMAGQTGNVRVTMQNLRVIKVLAEKNLLILKGSLPGSNGSIVTIEK
- the rpsJ gene encoding 30S ribosomal protein S10, translated to MAQRIRIKLKSYDHNLVDKSAEKIVKTVKSTGAVVSGPIPLPTRKNIYTVIKSPHVYKKGREQFQLCAHKRLMDIYNSTSKTVDALMSLELPSGVEVEIKA